One Microcebus murinus isolate Inina chromosome 10, M.murinus_Inina_mat1.0, whole genome shotgun sequence DNA segment encodes these proteins:
- the CLEC4A gene encoding C-type lectin domain family 4 member A isoform X1 gives MASEITYAEVNFKNGSKSSGTNSASPAAPKERTTPHKSNPGFPKLLYPSLLILFLLLAISFCIAFIVFFQKYSQLLEEKTTTKEPIHTTLECVKNNLTMAEKVWSCCPKNWRSFSSKCYFISTEAKSWHENEEDCSRMGAHLLVINTKDEQDFITQNLNERFAYFVGLSDPEGQRRWQWVDQTPYKESATFWHKGEPSDPKERCVMMNIRYSNWGWNDIRCDSLQMSVCEMMKIYL, from the exons ATGGCTTCGGAAATCACTTATGCTGAAGTGAATTTCAAAAATGGATCCAAGTCCTCAGGCACCAACTCAGCCTCTCCTGCAG CTCCCAAGGAAAGGACCACCCCTCACAAAAGTAATCCTGGTTTTCCGAAGCTGCTTTATCCCTCTTTGCTAATACTTTTCCTGCTATTGGCAATCTCATTCTGTATTGCTTTTATCG ttttctttcaaaaatattctcaGCTTCTTGAAGAAAAAACTACTACAAAAGAGCCGATTCATACAACATTGGAGTGTGTGAAAAACAATTTGACCATGgcag AGAAAGTCTGGAGCTGCTGCCCCAAGAACTGGAGGTCATTTAGTTCCAAATGCTACTTCATTTCTACTGAGGCAAAATCTTGGCATGAGAATGAGGAGGACTGCTCTAGAATGGGGGCTCACTTGCTGGTGATCAACACCAAGGACGAGCAG GATTTCATCACCCAGAATCTGAATGAACGTTTTGCTTATTTTGTGGGGCTGTCAGACCCGGAGGGTCAGAGACGTTGGCAATGGGTGGATCAGACGCCGTACAAGGAAAGTGCCAC ATTCTGGCATAAGGGTGAACCCAGTGATCCCAAGGAGCGTTGTGTTATGATGAATATTCGCTATTCCAATTGGGGCTGGAATGATATTCGTTGTGATTCTCTTCAAATGTCAGTTTGTGAGATGATGAAGATCTACTTATGA
- the CLEC4A gene encoding C-type lectin domain family 4 member A isoform X2, which produces MASEITYAEVNFKNGSKSSGTNSASPAAPKERTTPHKSNPGFPKLLYPSLLILFLLLAISFCIAFIEKVWSCCPKNWRSFSSKCYFISTEAKSWHENEEDCSRMGAHLLVINTKDEQDFITQNLNERFAYFVGLSDPEGQRRWQWVDQTPYKESATFWHKGEPSDPKERCVMMNIRYSNWGWNDIRCDSLQMSVCEMMKIYL; this is translated from the exons ATGGCTTCGGAAATCACTTATGCTGAAGTGAATTTCAAAAATGGATCCAAGTCCTCAGGCACCAACTCAGCCTCTCCTGCAG CTCCCAAGGAAAGGACCACCCCTCACAAAAGTAATCCTGGTTTTCCGAAGCTGCTTTATCCCTCTTTGCTAATACTTTTCCTGCTATTGGCAATCTCATTCTGTATTGCTTTTATCG AGAAAGTCTGGAGCTGCTGCCCCAAGAACTGGAGGTCATTTAGTTCCAAATGCTACTTCATTTCTACTGAGGCAAAATCTTGGCATGAGAATGAGGAGGACTGCTCTAGAATGGGGGCTCACTTGCTGGTGATCAACACCAAGGACGAGCAG GATTTCATCACCCAGAATCTGAATGAACGTTTTGCTTATTTTGTGGGGCTGTCAGACCCGGAGGGTCAGAGACGTTGGCAATGGGTGGATCAGACGCCGTACAAGGAAAGTGCCAC ATTCTGGCATAAGGGTGAACCCAGTGATCCCAAGGAGCGTTGTGTTATGATGAATATTCGCTATTCCAATTGGGGCTGGAATGATATTCGTTGTGATTCTCTTCAAATGTCAGTTTGTGAGATGATGAAGATCTACTTATGA